One genomic window of Elaeis guineensis isolate ETL-2024a chromosome 2, EG11, whole genome shotgun sequence includes the following:
- the LOC140855588 gene encoding uncharacterized protein, with translation MTTSSSSPLPFMAEYLMDHLGYSKDKALVASKSLLHITTPDKPDAVLAFLHRHAGLSPRQLHAFVRRRPTVLATNVPSNLLPKLKLLERLLPSLVPRHRLPLRPPIPRRRLPLRPPVPRRRSVCKAVTAEARAEHQHSIPRQEAEEDSNISINDRFERLLRDAQSDVYPGCKKYSLLSAVIKLLHMKTLGKWSNNSFNWLLKFLKDLLPEGELLPSSHYEAKKLLKGLGLGVDDLGLRCEKIHACPNDCVLFWKDKQDLQACPICHSSRWKESRGKDKKKKKIPCKILWYFPITPRLRRLFMSRHTACDMRWHKEVNNMDDDVMRHPSDGDAWKHFDREHPWFAADSRNIMLGLAIDGFNPYGNLSTAYSMWPVMVFPYNLPLWKCMKSPFNLLALLILGLRAPGRDIDIFLEPLIEELQYLWEEGCETYDHVVGGIFRMHAALLWTVNDFPAYGDISGWCTKGYKACPTCNDDITSDRIREKICFTDHRHFLPDDYRWRRSLKFNGKHERRAQPRFCWFARIVVG, from the exons ATGACtacctcctcctcttctcctctacCCTTCATGGCGGAGTACCTGATGGATCATCTGGGCTACTCCAAGGATAAGGCCCTCGTCGCCTCCAAATCCCTCCTCCACATCACCACCCCCGACAAGCCTGACGccgtcctcgccttcctccatcGCCACGCCGGCCTCTCCCCCCGCCAGCTCCACGCCTTCGTCCGCCGCCGCCCTACTGTCCTCGCCACCAACGTCCCCTCCAATCTCCTCCCCAAGCTCAAGCTCCTCGAGCGCCTCCTACCCTCTCTCGTCCCCCGCCACCGCCTGCCGCTTCGGCCTCCCATCCCCCGTCGTCGCCTACCGCTTCGGCCTCCCGTCCCCCGCCGCCGCAGCGTCTGCAAGGCAGTCACCGCTG aagcgagagcagaacatcagcattccattccgagacaagaagctgaagaggacagtaatatatctataaatgatagattcgagcgtctattaagagatgcacaaagtgatgtttatcctggttgtaagaagtactctctgttgtccgccgtaataaagttattacacatgaagacacttggtaagtggtcaaacaactcgtttaattggttgctcaaatttttgaaggacttactgccagagggagagttacttccgtcaagtcattatgaagccaaaaaattattgaaaggactcggtttgggagtcgatgacttgggcctacgctgtgaaaagatacatgcatgtccgaatgattgtgttctgttttggaaggataaacaagatctacaagcatgtccaatttgtcattcaagcagatggaaagaaagtcgtggtaaggataagaagaaaaagaaaataccatgcaagattttgtggtactttccgattacaccacgattgcgtcgattgttcatgtcgaggcatactgcttgtgacatgcgatggcataaggaggtaaataatatggacgatgatgtcatgagacatccatcagatggagatgcgtggaaacattttgatcgtgaacatccatggtttgcagctgattcacgaaataTCATGCTAGGGTTGGCAATagacggatttaatccatatggtaatcttagtactgcttatagtatgtggcctgttatggtatttccttataatttaccactatggaagtgcatgaaatcaccttttaatctattggccttATTGATCCTGGGTCTccgtgcccctggaagagacatagacatatttttagagccattgatcgaagagttacaatatttgtgggaagaaggatgcgaaacatatgatcatgttgtaggaggcatctttcgtatgcatgcagcactgctttggacagttaatgattttcctgcatatggcgatatttctggatggtgtacaaaagggtataaagcatgcccaacttgtaacgatgatattacatcggaccgtATTCGTGAAAAGATTTGTTTTACCGACCATCGACATTTCTTGCCAGATGAttatagatggaggagaagtcttaagttcaatggcaagcatgaacgacgtgcgcagccaagattctg ttggtttgcaCGGATTGTTGtcggataa